One Algibacter sp. L3A6 genomic region harbors:
- a CDS encoding DEAD/DEAH box helicase translates to MSQSFSSLGIHDALQSSLAALNITVPTDIQEKAIPVILTKTDDVVAIAKTGTGKTAAFGLPLLQLIDSGKTNIQAVILAPTRELGQQIYNNLESFNSEELQVSIAGLFGGIPIKPQIEKLKATTHIVVATPGRLADLIERNAINVKEISYFILDEADEMVSAHKEGVDAIIKALPKSRRTLLFTATMPGTIKQLVQNSLSKHVVTIEANMETTGHQGIDHQYVVVEPIEKLNVLMHFLNSNEGQRGIIFCKTKAAVNKLAKNLAINKFSSGAIHGSLSQGIRDRIMGQFREGHINILVATDLAARGIDVKDLAFVVNYHLPDTYDAYVHRSGRTARAGATGLSLSVIQEDEVQDIPEFEEELGIKFKAYQKADAKSIEENNGLIWARKIFKTKPNREIPEDFKAKVKTIFHHLTKEELVDKILANYIAENNTIVEKPAVVKKKKKK, encoded by the coding sequence ATGTCACAATCATTTTCTAGTTTAGGTATTCACGATGCATTGCAAAGCAGTTTAGCAGCTTTAAATATCACTGTACCAACCGATATTCAAGAAAAAGCCATTCCGGTAATTTTAACTAAAACCGACGATGTTGTTGCTATTGCGAAAACAGGAACAGGGAAAACAGCAGCTTTTGGATTGCCATTGCTTCAATTAATAGATAGTGGTAAAACCAATATACAAGCGGTTATTTTAGCTCCAACTAGAGAATTAGGACAACAGATTTATAACAATTTAGAGTCGTTTAATTCAGAAGAACTACAAGTGTCTATTGCGGGTTTATTTGGAGGAATTCCTATAAAACCTCAAATTGAAAAACTTAAAGCAACTACACATATTGTAGTCGCAACACCAGGACGTTTAGCTGATTTAATCGAAAGAAACGCTATAAACGTTAAAGAGATTAGCTATTTTATTTTAGATGAAGCTGATGAAATGGTAAGCGCTCATAAAGAAGGTGTAGATGCTATTATTAAGGCTTTGCCAAAAAGTAGAAGAACGCTCTTGTTTACAGCAACTATGCCTGGCACTATTAAGCAATTGGTGCAAAATAGTTTATCAAAACACGTGGTAACTATTGAGGCTAATATGGAAACTACAGGTCATCAAGGTATAGATCACCAATATGTGGTTGTTGAACCTATTGAAAAACTAAATGTATTAATGCATTTTTTAAATTCGAATGAAGGGCAACGTGGTATCATTTTCTGTAAAACTAAAGCAGCAGTAAATAAACTTGCTAAAAATTTAGCTATAAATAAATTCTCTTCAGGAGCCATTCATGGTAGTTTATCGCAAGGTATTCGTGATCGTATTATGGGACAGTTTAGAGAAGGGCATATCAATATTTTAGTTGCTACAGATTTAGCAGCTCGTGGTATCGATGTTAAAGATTTGGCGTTTGTTGTAAATTATCATTTACCAGATACTTATGATGCATATGTACACCGTAGCGGACGTACAGCTAGGGCAGGAGCGACTGGTTTATCATTAAGTGTTATTCAGGAAGATGAAGTGCAAGATATTCCAGAATTTGAAGAAGAATTAGGGATTAAGTTTAAAGCTTACCAAAAAGCAGATGCTAAAAGTATCGAAGAAAATAACGGATTAATTTGGGCTAGAAAAATATTTAAAACAAAGCCAAATAGAGAGATTCCAGAAGATTTTAAAGCCAAAGTGAAAACTATTTTTCATCATTTAACCAAAGAAGAATTGGTTGATAAAATTTTAGCGAATTACATTGCCGAAAACAATACAATAGTTGAGAAACCAGCAGTGGTAAAGAAGAAAAAGAAAAAATAA
- a CDS encoding NAD(P)-dependent alcohol dehydrogenase: protein MATTTVKAYGATASTEDLKPLDIERRSVGTADVKIDITYCGVCHSDIHTARNDWKGSTYPVVPGHEIIGRVVEVGNGVSNYKVGDLVGVGCLVDSCQTCSSCEQDLEQFCEKGATWTYNSPDKHIEGAQTYGGYSTSVVVDEKFVLSIPENLDEAGTAPLLCAGITTWSPLSHWKVKKGDKVGVIGLGGLGHMGVKFAHALGAHVVMITTSPEKGKDAKRLGAHEVLVSKDADDMKKHQGSFDFILNTIPVGHEMDPYLGLLKIDATMVLVGAVEPLKPFHGGSVIGGRKRIAGSLIGGIKETQEMLDFCGEHNITSDIEIIDMQDINKAYERVTSNDVKYRFVIDMKSLK from the coding sequence ATGGCGACTACAACAGTAAAAGCATATGGTGCAACAGCATCAACAGAAGATTTAAAACCTTTAGATATAGAAAGAAGATCGGTTGGAACCGCCGACGTAAAAATTGATATTACTTACTGTGGTGTTTGCCATAGTGACATTCACACAGCAAGAAACGATTGGAAAGGTTCTACGTATCCAGTAGTTCCTGGGCACGAAATTATTGGTCGTGTTGTAGAAGTTGGTAATGGTGTTAGCAACTATAAAGTTGGCGATTTAGTTGGTGTAGGTTGTTTAGTAGATTCTTGTCAAACCTGTTCTTCTTGTGAGCAAGATTTAGAACAGTTTTGCGAAAAAGGAGCAACTTGGACTTACAATAGCCCAGACAAACACATCGAAGGCGCTCAAACTTACGGAGGTTATTCTACATCTGTAGTTGTCGATGAAAAATTTGTTTTAAGTATTCCCGAAAACTTAGATGAAGCAGGAACGGCACCATTATTATGTGCAGGTATTACAACATGGTCGCCATTAAGTCACTGGAAAGTAAAAAAAGGAGATAAAGTTGGTGTTATTGGTCTTGGCGGATTAGGGCACATGGGGGTTAAATTTGCTCACGCTTTAGGAGCACATGTAGTTATGATTACTACGTCTCCAGAAAAAGGAAAAGATGCTAAAAGATTAGGAGCCCATGAAGTATTGGTATCTAAAGATGCTGACGATATGAAGAAGCACCAAGGGAGTTTCGATTTTATACTAAACACCATTCCTGTTGGTCACGAAATGGATCCTTATTTAGGATTGCTTAAAATTGATGCTACAATGGTTTTAGTTGGCGCTGTAGAACCTTTAAAACCTTTCCATGGCGGAAGTGTTATTGGTGGACGTAAACGTATTGCTGGTTCTTTAATTGGCGGTATTAAGGAAACTCAAGAAATGCTAGATTTTTGTGGAGAGCATAATATTACTAGTGATATCGAGATAATTGATATGCAAGACATCAATAAAGCTTACGAGCGTGTAACAAGTAACGATGTAAAATATCGTTTTGTAATCGACATGAAATCGCTTAAATAA
- a CDS encoding OsmC family protein, which translates to MKFTRKANAEWKGSGKDGQGNITTGSKVLDKTQYSFHTRFEDGEKGTNPEELIGAAHAGCFAMQLSFLLNENNFTATTLDVDATVNFEDGAITKITLNLVGDVPEIDAEQFQQIAHKAKEVCPISKLLNTEIELKVTLKKS; encoded by the coding sequence ATGAAATTTACAAGAAAAGCAAATGCCGAATGGAAAGGAAGTGGTAAAGACGGACAAGGAAATATCACTACAGGGAGTAAAGTTTTAGATAAAACACAATATTCATTTCATACACGTTTTGAAGATGGTGAAAAAGGAACAAACCCAGAAGAGTTAATTGGTGCAGCACATGCAGGTTGCTTTGCCATGCAATTGAGCTTTTTGTTAAACGAAAATAATTTTACAGCAACAACTTTAGATGTTGATGCGACCGTTAATTTTGAAGATGGTGCTATTACAAAAATCACCTTAAATTTAGTAGGTGATGTGCCTGAAATAGATGCTGAGCAATTTCAGCAAATAGCACACAAGGCAAAAGAGGTTTGTCCAATATCAAAGTTATTAAACACAGAAATAGAACTTAAAGTAACATTAAAAAAATCATAA
- a CDS encoding alkene reductase: MSKQPLLVPYNKNINLKNRVVMAPMTRSRAYNEGKVATDELQGLYYEQRASAGLIISEGSQVSELAVGYINTPGIHTDAQVEGWKKVTKRVHDKGGKIFIQLWHVGRMSHPDFHNGELPVSASALNPHAKSFTPEGFKDTVAAREMTIEGIKQTVKDFQNAAANAVKAGFDGVEIHSSNGYLFHQFFNGTSNKRTDEYGGSFENRTRFFFEVLDAMKEVIPQEKIGVRFNPSLDGLFGITMDEETIPTFEYIIKELNDYNLAYVHLSEPFTDVSEIPFAVTEIAKHFRPLYNGTLMINTAFDQEKGNKVLEDGDADLIAYGKPFISNPDLVERFENHLELAEWDQDTFYTTGAKGYTDYPKASK, from the coding sequence ATGAGCAAGCAACCTTTATTAGTACCATATAACAAGAATATAAATCTTAAAAACAGAGTCGTTATGGCTCCCATGACGCGTAGTCGTGCATATAACGAAGGTAAAGTAGCAACCGACGAATTACAAGGCTTGTATTACGAGCAGCGTGCTTCGGCAGGTTTGATTATTTCTGAAGGTTCTCAAGTTTCTGAGCTGGCCGTTGGATACATTAACACACCAGGAATCCATACCGATGCCCAAGTTGAAGGCTGGAAAAAAGTAACAAAACGTGTGCACGATAAAGGCGGAAAAATCTTTATTCAGTTATGGCACGTTGGGCGTATGTCGCATCCAGATTTTCATAACGGAGAATTACCAGTTTCGGCGTCAGCCTTAAATCCACACGCAAAATCATTCACTCCAGAAGGTTTTAAAGACACTGTAGCCGCAAGAGAAATGACTATTGAAGGCATAAAACAAACGGTTAAAGATTTTCAAAATGCAGCTGCAAATGCTGTAAAAGCAGGTTTTGATGGTGTAGAGATTCATTCATCAAACGGGTATTTGTTTCACCAATTTTTTAATGGAACATCTAACAAAAGAACAGATGAATACGGCGGAAGTTTTGAGAACAGAACTCGTTTTTTCTTTGAAGTTCTAGATGCTATGAAAGAGGTTATTCCGCAGGAAAAAATAGGTGTTCGTTTTAATCCTTCTTTAGATGGACTATTCGGAATTACGATGGATGAGGAAACCATTCCAACGTTTGAATACATTATTAAGGAACTAAACGATTACAATTTAGCATACGTACATTTATCTGAACCCTTTACAGATGTATCTGAAATTCCTTTTGCTGTAACCGAAATAGCGAAACATTTTAGACCTTTATACAATGGTACTTTAATGATTAACACCGCTTTCGATCAAGAAAAAGGAAATAAAGTGTTAGAAGATGGTGATGCCGATTTAATAGCTTATGGTAAACCTTTTATCTCAAACCCAGATTTAGTAGAGCGTTTTGAGAACCATTTGGAATTAGCAGAATGGGATCAAGATACCTTTTATACAACAGGAGCAAAGGGCTATACCGATTATCCAAAAGCTTCTAAATAA
- a CDS encoding Crp/Fnr family transcriptional regulator, protein MHQSITKHIHNHVKPTVADMQLFYAALNEISVAKGQFLLKPGTTVKHEYFVVKGCLKGYYIDEKGSRHIIQFAVENWWIGDFDAFYNQVPSRLYIEAIEDSQLLSINYDSLQSIYNEAPIFERYFRVLVTQAFISQRKRILSTLEKNTKERYIEFCTSYPNIENRVPNYDIANYLGVSPENLSRVRKQMKS, encoded by the coding sequence ATGCATCAATCTATAACAAAACACATACATAATCATGTTAAGCCAACAGTTGCGGATATGCAATTGTTTTACGCAGCTTTAAATGAAATTTCTGTTGCTAAAGGTCAGTTTTTACTAAAACCAGGCACTACGGTAAAACACGAATATTTTGTAGTTAAAGGCTGTTTAAAAGGTTATTATATAGATGAAAAGGGAAGTAGACATATTATTCAGTTTGCTGTAGAAAACTGGTGGATTGGTGATTTTGATGCCTTTTACAACCAAGTCCCATCGAGATTATACATTGAAGCCATTGAAGATTCTCAGCTATTATCTATCAATTATGATAGCCTTCAGAGTATATATAATGAAGCGCCAATTTTCGAACGTTATTTTAGAGTTTTGGTTACTCAAGCTTTTATTTCTCAACGTAAACGCATTCTATCTACATTAGAGAAAAACACTAAAGAGCGGTATATAGAGTTCTGCACATCATATCCAAATATTGAAAACCGAGTTCCTAATTACGACATTGCAAATTACTTAGGTGTATCTCCAGAAAATCTAAGCAGAGTAAGGAAACAGATGAAAAGTTAA
- a CDS encoding right-handed parallel beta-helix repeat-containing protein, whose product MKTLPYYLLFSIFILVSSCGHDQYEGITDDETEPVNQEDLDEEGLPIRIFNAQLPEISLITEYTIDLDFWDIPNTNSDVVKTTENLQAAIDWAHSEGYTRVILPSGDYLVGEDINDIYYGGIEIYDNTEFVFSENAVLSIDANNKWNYCVLRLNGDNIIVRDGEIKGERDTHTFTTRDDGSTAHDEGHGICVWDNNNVLIENMEIHNVTGDGSLVLDSNDVTFINNNIYNNRRQGISIVGGVRIEITNNEIHHINGTSPQFGIDIEGPGRVDEDILIEDNYFHHNSGGDIVNATGENVYILDNIMEQGDDSEYTDGPIVSWHKTHNIIACNTVTMLSGSANGRLGYIQYSSAGDKGHNKTTYVHENIMNNCGMYMYNSSDADIRRNQFLGYFVAFSDFENVTLIDNLVTYSEEFTNLRYCWSYRFKNATGFASGNYLGDNLEELPLDETEPYTMQCVLDGW is encoded by the coding sequence ATGAAAACCTTACCTTATTACCTATTATTCTCAATTTTTATTCTAGTAAGTTCTTGTGGACATGATCAATATGAAGGCATTACAGATGATGAAACCGAACCCGTAAATCAAGAAGATTTAGATGAAGAAGGTTTACCTATTAGAATTTTTAATGCGCAGTTACCTGAAATTTCTTTAATAACAGAATATACAATCGATTTGGATTTCTGGGATATTCCGAATACAAATTCGGATGTTGTTAAAACTACCGAAAATTTACAAGCAGCCATAGATTGGGCACATAGCGAAGGTTACACACGCGTTATTTTGCCAAGTGGCGATTATTTGGTTGGCGAAGACATTAACGATATTTATTACGGTGGCATAGAAATATATGATAATACCGAGTTTGTTTTTAGTGAAAATGCTGTGCTATCTATTGATGCTAATAACAAATGGAATTATTGCGTTTTACGTTTAAACGGCGATAATATAATTGTAAGAGATGGCGAAATAAAAGGTGAACGTGATACGCACACTTTTACAACTCGTGATGATGGAAGTACCGCTCATGATGAAGGACATGGTATTTGCGTTTGGGACAACAATAATGTGTTAATAGAAAACATGGAAATCCATAATGTAACAGGCGATGGATCTTTGGTTCTCGATTCTAACGATGTAACTTTTATTAACAACAACATATATAATAACAGACGCCAAGGAATTTCTATTGTTGGTGGTGTGCGTATTGAAATAACTAATAATGAAATACACCACATTAACGGAACCTCGCCACAATTTGGTATTGATATAGAAGGTCCGGGTCGTGTGGACGAAGATATTTTAATAGAAGACAACTATTTTCATCATAATTCTGGTGGCGATATAGTAAATGCAACAGGAGAAAATGTATATATTCTCGACAATATTATGGAGCAAGGTGACGATAGCGAATATACCGATGGCCCAATAGTAAGTTGGCATAAAACCCATAATATTATTGCCTGTAATACGGTAACTATGCTAAGCGGTTCTGCTAATGGTAGGTTAGGTTATATTCAATATTCTAGCGCTGGTGATAAAGGCCATAACAAAACTACTTACGTGCACGAAAACATAATGAATAACTGTGGCATGTACATGTATAACAGCTCGGATGCCGATATAAGACGCAACCAGTTTTTAGGGTACTTTGTAGCATTTTCAGATTTTGAAAATGTTACTTTAATTGATAATCTTGTTACTTATTCTGAAGAATTTACCAACCTGAGATATTGCTGGTCTTACCGTTTTAAAAACGCCACAGGTTTTGCTAGCGGAAATTATTTGGGAGATAATCTAGAAGAATTACCTCTAGATGAAACAGAGCCTTACACCATGCAATGTGTGCTAGATGGCTGGTAA
- a CDS encoding monovalent cation:proton antiporter-2 (CPA2) family protein, with translation MTGSILFEAIVFLAGAIICVSIAKRLGLSSVIGYLLAGVLIGPYVFGFIGNEGEDIMHFAEFGVVVMLFLIGLEIEPKNFWNMRKTIVGMGGIQVGGTMLLSYILFTILGFEWKVALVISMAVALSSTAIAMQTIKEKGLMETTFGSSSFSILLFQDIIVIFMLGFIPLLSNTDASASAENKSDHTNLLDGLPLGLQTLSIILSVVVIIVAGRYLIVPMLRKVAKTDVRELLIAAAFLIVFGISLLMEFVGLSPALGAFLGGVVLSNSEFKHELESTLEPFKNLMLGLFFMAVGASINFIVIANSPLEIGGILVAIILLKGIVLYITGHIFKLKLDQKLLLTCSLAQIGEFAFVLLSFAFGLNILEQEQMDMMLVITALSMSLTPIIGIINERFILPRTGTKESVKRPMDHIAKTQKIILVGFGHFGSTIGRFLRSHGVEATILDHDSNRVDFLRKMGFEVYYGDATRLDLLESAGIAEAKIVICATNKISVSKAIGKIIKEKYPHVEFMIRTKNRYDAYELLNLGNENIYRESLETSLTLAKDVLSKMGFRKYTLNRQVQNFIKYDEDSLRRLSQEPKDEKNYIFKAKKELEQQEKFLNEDFKRGIVEYDNHWDSEHIRKALNKTKKG, from the coding sequence ATGACAGGAAGTATCCTTTTTGAAGCCATTGTATTTCTGGCAGGAGCCATTATTTGCGTATCTATCGCCAAACGTTTGGGATTAAGTTCCGTTATTGGTTATCTACTTGCCGGTGTTTTAATTGGACCTTATGTTTTTGGTTTTATAGGAAATGAAGGTGAAGACATTATGCATTTTGCTGAATTTGGAGTTGTTGTGATGTTATTTTTAATAGGATTAGAAATAGAGCCAAAAAACTTTTGGAACATGCGGAAAACCATTGTGGGCATGGGAGGTATACAAGTAGGAGGCACCATGTTACTTTCCTACATTTTATTTACTATTTTGGGTTTCGAATGGAAAGTAGCTTTGGTTATTTCTATGGCCGTAGCATTATCATCTACCGCAATTGCTATGCAAACTATAAAAGAGAAAGGTTTAATGGAAACCACTTTTGGATCTTCGTCATTTTCTATTTTATTATTTCAAGATATTATAGTTATTTTCATGTTGGGTTTTATTCCGTTATTATCTAATACAGATGCTAGCGCTTCTGCGGAAAACAAGAGTGACCATACCAACTTGTTAGATGGTTTACCATTAGGTTTACAAACTTTATCTATTATTTTATCGGTAGTTGTAATTATAGTCGCAGGCCGTTATTTAATAGTACCTATGCTTCGTAAAGTTGCCAAAACTGATGTTAGAGAATTGCTAATAGCTGCAGCTTTTTTAATTGTTTTTGGTATTTCACTTTTAATGGAATTTGTTGGCTTAAGTCCTGCTTTAGGCGCTTTTTTAGGTGGCGTTGTATTGTCCAATAGTGAATTTAAACACGAGCTAGAAAGTACCTTAGAACCTTTTAAAAACTTAATGCTAGGCTTGTTTTTTATGGCTGTAGGTGCATCAATCAATTTTATTGTTATCGCGAATAGTCCGTTAGAAATTGGTGGTATTTTGGTTGCTATTATCTTATTAAAAGGGATTGTATTATACATTACAGGCCATATTTTTAAACTGAAATTAGATCAAAAACTACTGCTTACTTGTAGTTTAGCTCAAATTGGAGAATTTGCTTTTGTATTACTATCGTTTGCTTTTGGATTAAATATTTTAGAGCAAGAACAAATGGATATGATGTTGGTAATAACGGCACTTAGTATGTCTTTAACTCCAATTATTGGTATTATTAACGAACGTTTTATACTCCCAAGAACGGGGACAAAAGAGTCTGTAAAACGACCGATGGATCATATCGCAAAAACTCAAAAAATTATATTAGTAGGTTTTGGTCACTTCGGAAGTACTATTGGGCGTTTTCTGCGATCTCATGGTGTAGAAGCTACTATTCTAGATCACGACTCTAACCGTGTTGATTTTCTTCGGAAAATGGGATTTGAGGTTTATTATGGGGATGCTACACGTCTCGATTTACTAGAATCGGCAGGTATTGCAGAGGCTAAAATTGTTATTTGCGCTACTAATAAAATCTCGGTTTCAAAAGCCATTGGTAAAATTATAAAAGAGAAATATCCGCATGTAGAATTCATGATTCGTACTAAAAATAGATATGATGCTTATGAATTACTTAACCTTGGAAATGAAAATATTTACCGAGAGTCTTTAGAAACTTCACTTACGTTAGCTAAAGATGTTTTGAGCAAAATGGGCTTTAGAAAATACACCTTAAACCGACAAGTTCAAAACTTCATTAAGTATGATGAGGATAGTTTAAGGCGTTTATCTCAAGAACCTAAAGACGAAAAAAACTATATATTCAAAGCTAAAAAAGAACTTGAGCAACAAGAGAAATTCTTAAATGAAGATTTTAAACGCGGCATTGTAGAATACGACAATCACTGGGATAGCGAACATATTCGAAAGGCTTTAAACAAAACTAAAAAAGGATAA
- a CDS encoding NAD(P)H-dependent oxidoreductase, with protein MKKILILFSHPKFEKSRANTILVDHVKDKEGVTFHDLYEKYPDFHINVKAEKELLEQHDVIIWHHPFYWYSCPPLMKQWIDMVLEFGWAYGPNTNALESKTCLNVITTGGSKELYCSQGSNSFTVNQFLRPFEQTANLCGMTYFPPFAVMGTHNLDDQALTNYAKQYSDLIDLLQQDYTLGDFNGCAFLNDIPELNNA; from the coding sequence ATGAAAAAAATATTAATTTTGTTTTCGCATCCAAAGTTTGAAAAATCTAGAGCAAATACTATACTTGTTGATCATGTAAAAGATAAGGAAGGTGTTACTTTTCATGATTTATATGAGAAATACCCAGATTTTCATATTAATGTTAAAGCTGAAAAGGAACTACTAGAACAGCATGATGTTATTATTTGGCATCATCCGTTTTATTGGTATAGTTGTCCGCCTTTAATGAAGCAGTGGATCGATATGGTTCTAGAATTTGGTTGGGCTTACGGGCCAAATACTAATGCTTTAGAATCTAAAACTTGCCTAAATGTAATTACTACAGGAGGCTCCAAAGAATTATATTGTTCTCAGGGTTCCAATAGTTTTACCGTAAATCAATTTTTAAGGCCTTTTGAACAAACAGCTAACTTGTGTGGTATGACTTATTTTCCGCCGTTTGCTGTTATGGGTACGCATAATTTAGATGATCAGGCCTTAACGAATTATGCTAAACAATATAGCGATTTAATCGATTTATTACAGCAAGATTACACCCTAGGAGATTTTAATGGCTGTGCTTTTTTAAATGATATACCAGAACTAAATAACGCTTAA
- a CDS encoding MarC family protein — protein sequence MDNLITFAITVFTGFFAITNPISNMTVFVSLTQGAHKQTKDAINKKANIIAFIIVVVFILLGKYIFELFNISIPAFKITGGILIFFIGFEMLQSKQSNVKSLNDVHIEEDIAVSPLAIPILAGPGTIVTAMNFVSNAAPLQMFLVILIFGSMSLITYFTFKLSDHIVKFVGYNVISVIGKIMGLIIAIIGTGMIIQGIKISFDLISN from the coding sequence ATGGATAACCTAATTACCTTTGCAATAACCGTATTTACTGGTTTTTTTGCTATTACTAACCCTATTTCAAACATGACTGTTTTTGTATCCTTAACACAAGGTGCGCATAAACAGACCAAAGATGCCATCAATAAAAAGGCTAATATCATTGCTTTTATAATTGTTGTGGTGTTTATTCTTTTAGGAAAATATATTTTTGAACTATTCAATATTAGTATTCCTGCCTTTAAAATTACAGGTGGAATTTTAATTTTTTTTATAGGTTTCGAGATGTTACAGTCTAAACAATCGAATGTAAAAAGTTTAAACGACGTCCATATTGAAGAAGATATTGCTGTTTCTCCATTAGCAATTCCAATTCTAGCAGGTCCAGGAACTATTGTAACAGCCATGAACTTTGTATCAAACGCTGCACCATTACAAATGTTTTTGGTGATTCTTATTTTCGGATCTATGAGTTTAATAACTTATTTCACTTTTAAGTTAAGCGACCATATTGTTAAGTTTGTGGGATATAACGTCATTTCTGTAATAGGAAAAATAATGGGTTTAATAATTGCCATTATTGGTACAGGTATGATTATTCAAGGTATTAAAATTTCTTTCGATTTAATATCGAACTAG
- a CDS encoding NAD(P)H-dependent oxidoreductase: protein MSTPNISKEDILNAFNFRHATKEFDPTKTVSDEDINFILKTAQLSPSSFGFEPWHFIVVQDKELRELLKPVAWGAPLKLDTASHFILGLAMKAPMVKHDADYIMHMMKGVKQLPQDVIDMYSTFYREFQERDFDLDSDKKLFDWSSKQAYIALGNMMTAAALTGIDSCPIEGFHQEKAEALLQEKFGVDTNKYGLAYMAAFGYRKEDPAHGKSRRNFDDIVTWK from the coding sequence ATGAGTACGCCAAACATTTCAAAAGAAGATATATTAAACGCATTTAATTTTAGACATGCTACCAAAGAATTTGATCCTACTAAAACGGTTTCAGATGAAGATATTAATTTCATATTAAAAACAGCTCAATTATCACCAAGTTCATTTGGTTTCGAACCTTGGCATTTTATCGTAGTTCAAGATAAAGAATTACGCGAATTATTAAAACCAGTAGCTTGGGGAGCACCTTTAAAATTAGATACAGCAAGTCATTTTATTTTAGGTTTAGCCATGAAAGCGCCTATGGTAAAGCATGATGCAGATTATATTATGCACATGATGAAGGGTGTAAAACAATTACCTCAAGATGTTATAGATATGTATTCTACTTTTTATAGAGAATTTCAAGAGCGTGATTTTGATTTAGATAGTGATAAAAAATTATTTGATTGGTCTTCTAAGCAAGCTTACATCGCTTTAGGAAATATGATGACAGCTGCTGCTTTAACAGGTATTGATAGTTGCCCAATAGAAGGTTTTCATCAAGAAAAAGCAGAAGCTTTATTACAAGAAAAATTTGGTGTAGACACAAATAAATATGGATTAGCTTACATGGCAGCCTTTGGATATAGAAAAGAAGATCCGGCTCATGGTAAATCTAGAAGAAACTTTGATGATATTGTAACTTGGAAATAA